TTCTTGATCTGTATCTCGAAGCCCATGTCCAGCATGCGATCCGCTTCGTCCAGCACCAGAAAAGTGACGAAGTTCAGATCAATGATCTTGTTCATGACGAGGTCGTTGAGGCGTCCGGGAGTTGCGATGACAATCTCGACACCGAGGTTGACGGTCTGTATCTGCTCCCTGCGACTGCCGCCACCGTAGACGCACACGCACCTGATGCCTCGGTAGTTGTACTTCTTCGCTTCGCGCTCGATCTGCTGAGCGAGCTCGCGCGTCGGGGCGAGAATCAGGCAGGAAGGACCTTTCCTCTCCTCCCTCGGAACGGGCTGGTTGTCGATGTGAATCATGGCCGGCAGCAGGAATGCCAGCGTCTTTCCCGTACCCGTCTGCGCGATCCCGATCAGGTCATGACCTTGAAGCAGTATCGGCCACGCCTGACTCTGAATGGGGGACGGCTTCTCGAACTTGTTCTTGTAGATCTCGTCCAAGATTTCCGGGTAGTTCGAAAACGCTTCCTCAAACGTTCTCACGGGATTGGTTGCCACGTCTGATGGCGGCTCGCCTCCCGGGCCCAAATACTTGACGACAATGTTATTGTTTTCTGTCCTGAAGGCTGCCGCCTCCGCCACGGGCATGCAGGCAACTCGAGGATCTTCGACGTAAAAGTTTTTCACTATCGGCGCGAGAGAGGCCCATCGCTTCTTCGTCTCTTCGTCGCTCTTGGCAAGCAGCTTGGCCCAGTCGAGCAGAGGCAGCGGTTCTTCGCTTTTGTTGGTGCACGCTGGTTCTTCGGGCGGATTGACGATGGCGTCGATGAGCTCGCGAGCTTTGCGACGCGCCTCTTCGGGGCCCGAGACCTCGACCTTGGTTTCGAAGTAATTGTTATCTCCGTCGTCCTTCTTGATCCAGATGCGCGCACCGCTGGAATCCTGGAGTTCACGGATCCTGGAGCCACCTCTGCCAATGATTCTAGCGATGTCTTTGGCCGGCACCATGAACTCTTCAGAATCACGGCGTGGTGCATTGGGTCTGTCACAGCTGCCCCGGCCACGGCCCCGACCTGCGGATGCTTCACCGCCGCTGTTTCGTTCGCCGTAACACCTGGGTTCCGAAGGCATCTGCGAAGGAGGAGGAACGTACTCTTCCTCGATCCATTCATAATCGCCATTTGTCGAAGCGGCGTTCATAACCGGGGACGCGGCGTTCTGCGGCTCGAACTATGGTCAAGATCACTGCGGTGGAGCTTGTCAAACGAGGGTGGCTTTGCGGTCGGCAGTAAGCCCGTTCAAGCTAGGCAGGACTTGGCATAAAGTTCCAGAAAAAGCCTTCAACACTTGCGTCCAGGTAGGTGCAGAACTCGCTCAAGTGGACGAACGAAAAAAAGGTAACGAGCCGCAAGGGAACGCCGGCACGCTACAAAAAGCATCAGCATGCACCTGTGTCAATGAATGGGACGAATCAAAATGTGGTATTCATCCGCCTATCCAATCAAATTTGTTAGAATATCACACGTGACCAAGCAGAGAAGGGCTATTTTTAGCACGAGGATATGCGTTTCGAAACAGAGTAGGTGCTTCTGGTGCTTCAAAGCGCATTAAAAGATATCCGGACACCTGTCGATCTGCGCGCCTCTAGCAGCCTATTACAAAAGACATATAAATGAAACATAGATGAAATAATTGTTTTTTATTTCTGCGTGTAGGTGGCGCTACAACTTTTCTTGCCTTGATGTGTGGTGGAAGGTCATGGTGCCGGCGTTGTGTGACTCTTTATTTTGTGCGTTTGAttaattttctttttaatttggCTGGGACACCCCAAAAACCGCCACCACCATCTAGAattttctagagggtgttgaaTCTGCAAAGCCGCAAATTGCTCATACATATGAATCAATAAAAGCATACCGTTGCTCACATTTGATGTGTTCTGCTTTTGTGACACAGAAGTTACCTATGCATACGATGGGTCTACTTATAATGGTTTTACCTCTATGGATTCATTTGGTTAGCGAGCTGCTGGAGAACGCTCGtcacgaaaagaaagaaacatccgCAATTTCTTTTCGTTTGTGTTACTGGCTTCCAAACCGCGGTTTCCTCGTAGTTGTATAACTTATGTCTCGGATGACGCTACTGAGCAACTGCTTTTCACAAACTGTCTCGCGACTCCTTCATGACAGCTGTGAGCAATTACGTGCATATCCGTGTGCAAAAGATTTTGCGGAAGAACTGGGCCGTCTAAATGTGGTAATATATTGCCAGCGCAGTGTGGTTGAGCTTTCCTGCGTGCGTCGTAGCACAGCACCGTCGGAAAACTTTCGCCGGACCGGGTGCCCCGTCTCAGCGCTCTCCTTGTCACCTTTAACCCTTCAGGATCTTGCCCCTGAAAATATTCCAGCCAACAACTTTTGCAGTATTACATTTTCGCGTAAGTGTTACAATTAGACAATTGCGTCAGCT
Above is a window of Rhipicephalus sanguineus isolate Rsan-2018 chromosome 3, BIME_Rsan_1.4, whole genome shotgun sequence DNA encoding:
- the LOC119386746 gene encoding probable ATP-dependent RNA helicase DDX43 yields the protein MNAASTNGDYEWIEEEYVPPPSQMPSEPRCYGERNSGGEASAGRGRGRGSCDRPNAPRRDSEEFMVPAKDIARIIGRGGSRIRELQDSSGARIWIKKDDGDNNYFETKVEVSGPEEARRKARELIDAIVNPPEEPACTNKSEEPLPLLDWAKLLAKSDEETKKRWASLAPIVKNFYVEDPRVACMPVAEAAAFRTENNNIVVKYLGPGGEPPSDVATNPVRTFEEAFSNYPEILDEIYKNKFEKPSPIQSQAWPILLQGHDLIGIAQTGTGKTLAFLLPAMIHIDNQPVPREERKGPSCLILAPTRELAQQIEREAKKYNYRGIRCVCVYGGGSRREQIQTVNLGVEIVIATPGRLNDLVMNKIIDLNFVTFLVLDEADRMLDMGFEIQIKKVMLDIRPDRQTVMTSATWPEGVRRLSDQYMTNPFQVFIGTLDLAAVHTVTQKVILCEEEEKRDQLLAFFDSMLPDDKVIVFVDRKATVDHLTSDFVLAGINCDSIHGSREQCDREQALEDLRSGRVRILIATDVAARGLDIKDVTHIFNYDFPRNVEEYVHRVGRTGRAGRTGVAITLITRGNWRQARELISILEEASQEVPTELYAMADRFDAWKERRAEEERSFGVDRGSRGGGFRQGGRGGGGGGWGGGGRNRW